Proteins encoded in a region of the Salipiger sp. CCB-MM3 genome:
- a CDS encoding leucyl aminopeptidase: MSELRGFEFSAVELDGLAEREGRLALLINAEGRMSPGARRLNRLSKGAVARLLESDRWENAKAGEVITLAFPTGLAAEALDVVKLERRPSVAEARKAGAALAKTAGTAALTIVGESTARLPHLALALALRGHAVVNHKSESAETPANATILCAKPEQTETAATSLLAVAEGVAFTRDLVSEPANVLTTEEFAARLEALTALGVEVEVLDEARMAELGMNALLAVGQGSAAPSKMVVMRWKGADGDPLALVGKGVVFDTGGISLKPGPGMEDMTMDMGGAGTVAGVMKALALRKAPAHVVGLVGLVENMPSGTAMRPGDIVKSMKGDTIEILNTDAEGRLVLCDVLWYAQEHVKPAAMVDLATLTGACIVALGHENAAVYANEDDFARDFLKAAETEGEGAWRMPLGQAYDDMLKSPLADMKNIGGRPAGSITAAQFLKRFVRDDVPWIHLDIAGVAKVKSPTLLAPAGATGWGVLSLDRLVRERFEKTEG; this comes from the coding sequence ATGAGCGAGCTGCGCGGTTTCGAATTTTCGGCGGTGGAACTGGATGGGCTGGCCGAGCGAGAGGGGCGCTTGGCGCTGCTGATCAACGCTGAGGGCCGGATGAGCCCCGGTGCCCGGCGCCTCAACCGTCTTTCGAAGGGCGCCGTGGCGCGGCTGCTGGAGTCGGACCGTTGGGAAAATGCAAAAGCGGGTGAAGTGATCACTCTTGCCTTTCCGACCGGCCTCGCCGCCGAGGCGCTGGATGTCGTGAAGCTCGAGCGCCGTCCGAGCGTCGCCGAGGCACGAAAGGCCGGGGCCGCGCTGGCGAAAACCGCCGGAACGGCGGCGCTGACCATCGTCGGGGAAAGCACCGCGCGGCTGCCGCATCTGGCGCTGGCGCTGGCGCTGCGCGGCCACGCGGTGGTCAATCACAAGTCCGAGAGCGCCGAGACCCCGGCGAACGCAACCATCCTGTGCGCAAAGCCCGAGCAGACCGAAACCGCTGCGACCTCGCTCTTGGCGGTGGCCGAAGGTGTCGCCTTTACCCGCGATCTGGTGAGCGAGCCCGCCAACGTGCTGACCACCGAAGAGTTCGCCGCCCGTCTCGAGGCGCTGACCGCGCTTGGCGTCGAGGTTGAGGTGCTGGACGAGGCGCGTATGGCCGAACTGGGCATGAACGCGCTGCTGGCCGTGGGGCAGGGATCTGCCGCGCCGTCGAAGATGGTGGTGATGCGCTGGAAGGGGGCCGATGGCGATCCGCTGGCGCTGGTCGGCAAGGGCGTGGTCTTTGACACCGGCGGCATCTCGCTGAAGCCGGGGCCGGGCATGGAAGACATGACCATGGACATGGGCGGCGCGGGCACGGTTGCGGGCGTGATGAAGGCGCTGGCCCTGCGCAAGGCGCCCGCCCATGTGGTGGGTCTTGTGGGGCTGGTCGAGAACATGCCCTCGGGCACCGCGATGCGGCCCGGCGATATCGTGAAATCCATGAAGGGCGACACGATCGAGATCCTCAACACCGACGCCGAGGGCCGCCTCGTGCTGTGCGATGTGCTGTGGTACGCGCAGGAGCATGTGAAGCCCGCCGCGATGGTCGATCTGGCCACGCTCACCGGCGCCTGCATCGTTGCGCTGGGGCATGAGAATGCCGCGGTCTACGCCAATGAAGACGATTTCGCCCGCGACTTCCTCAAGGCCGCCGAGACCGAGGGCGAGGGCGCGTGGCGGATGCCGCTGGGCCAAGCCTATGACGACATGCTGAAATCTCCGCTGGCGGACATGAAGAACATCGGCGGGCGTCCCGCCGGGTCGATCACCGCGGCGCAATTCCTCAAGCGCTTTGTGCGTGACGATGTGCCGTGGATCCATCTCGACATCGCCGGGGTCGCCAAGGTCAAATCGCCGACCCTGCTTGCGCCCGCCGGGGCTACCGGCTGGGGGGTGCTGTCGCTCGACCGGCTGGTGCGCGAGCGTTTCGAAAAGACCGAGGGCTGA
- a CDS encoding DNA polymerase III subunit chi, producing MGVAMFYHLTQRPLEETLPMLLEKSLAAGWRVAVRGVDPGRLDWLDERLWLGPEEGFLPHGRAGGAHDAQQPILLTERADLPNGASCLMSVDGAEVSAEEVAQMERVCILFDGMDERALTQARGQWRALTGAGCTAQYWSEGSGRWEKKAES from the coding sequence ATGGGCGTTGCGATGTTCTATCACCTCACCCAGAGGCCGCTGGAGGAGACCCTGCCGATGCTGCTGGAGAAATCTCTGGCGGCAGGCTGGCGGGTGGCGGTGCGCGGCGTCGATCCGGGGCGGCTCGACTGGCTGGACGAGCGGCTGTGGCTTGGACCCGAGGAAGGTTTTCTTCCGCATGGCAGGGCCGGGGGCGCCCATGATGCGCAGCAGCCGATCCTGCTAACCGAGCGCGCCGATCTGCCCAATGGCGCGAGCTGCCTGATGTCGGTGGATGGCGCCGAGGTCTCTGCCGAAGAGGTCGCGCAGATGGAACGTGTCTGCATCCTTTTCGACGGTATGGACGAGCGCGCGCTGACGCAGGCCCGCGGGCAGTGGCGCGCGCTGACTGGCGCGGGCTGCACGGCGCAATATTGGTCAGAAGGGTCGGGGCGCTGGGAGAAAAAGGCCGAATCCTGA
- a CDS encoding Crp/Fnr family transcriptional regulator, which yields MTSLIDHQALLGCPLLEGLTVAQKEAFLADCTVHRFDAPTDILKQGEPTPVFYLIGRGRVEVIYLDKQGNAAVVHVADPGEVLGEVEGLSGTRCASTCRTLPDAIVLSATDELLFRHMPPRLIVRNTAAILQSRLTRDNELRAIAQFFSVEERLCIYLHQFTTDEHPEARLSQSYLAAMVGCSRQTINKLLGDLRREGIIELRRGAILVLDRERLKIDV from the coding sequence ATGACATCTTTGATCGATCATCAGGCGCTGCTTGGCTGTCCGCTCCTCGAAGGGCTGACGGTTGCGCAGAAAGAGGCCTTCCTCGCCGATTGTACCGTGCATCGCTTTGATGCGCCGACGGACATCCTCAAGCAGGGTGAGCCGACCCCGGTGTTCTACCTGATCGGTCGCGGCCGGGTCGAGGTGATCTATCTCGACAAGCAGGGCAATGCTGCGGTGGTGCATGTGGCCGATCCCGGTGAAGTGCTGGGCGAGGTCGAAGGTCTGTCGGGCACGCGCTGCGCCTCGACCTGCCGGACGCTCCCGGATGCCATCGTGCTGTCGGCCACCGACGAGCTGTTGTTCCGGCACATGCCGCCGCGGCTGATTGTGCGGAACACTGCCGCGATCCTGCAAAGCCGCCTGACACGCGACAACGAGCTGCGGGCCATTGCGCAGTTCTTCTCGGTCGAAGAGCGGCTGTGCATCTACCTGCATCAGTTCACCACCGACGAGCATCCCGAGGCGCGGCTCAGCCAGTCCTACCTTGCCGCCATGGTGGGGTGCTCGCGGCAGACCATCAACAAGCTGCTGGGTGATCTGCGCCGAGAGGGGATCATCGAGCTGCGGCGCGGTGCGATTCTTGTGCTGGACCGCGAGCGGCTGAAGATCGACGTCTGA
- a CDS encoding retropepsin-like aspartic protease family protein, protein MSGYEIGRLGYLGLLLTALVIWMFVQHRGRIGQKLQQLAAWGLIFVAVLAAIGLWGDIRQTVLPQQSVFAETGRIELPRAPDGHYYLTLQINDVPVRFVVDTGASGVVLTRRDAERAGLDPDALIFHSRARTANGSVETAPVRLEKVTLGRFADSDLPAYVNGGEMDNSLLGMSYLQRFDRLEIAGGKMVLQRG, encoded by the coding sequence GTGTCGGGCTATGAGATCGGACGTCTGGGCTATCTGGGGCTGTTGCTGACGGCGCTGGTGATCTGGATGTTCGTGCAGCACCGGGGCCGCATCGGTCAGAAATTGCAGCAACTGGCGGCCTGGGGCCTGATCTTTGTCGCGGTGCTGGCGGCCATCGGCCTTTGGGGAGACATCCGTCAGACGGTCCTGCCGCAGCAGTCGGTCTTTGCCGAGACCGGGCGGATCGAATTGCCGCGCGCGCCCGACGGGCATTATTACCTGACCCTGCAGATCAACGACGTGCCCGTGCGCTTTGTGGTCGACACCGGCGCCAGTGGCGTGGTGCTGACCCGCCGCGATGCCGAGCGTGCCGGGCTGGATCCCGATGCGCTGATCTTCCATTCGCGCGCGCGCACCGCCAATGGCTCTGTCGAAACCGCGCCGGTGAGGCTTGAAAAGGTCACGCTCGGACGGTTCGCGGACAGCGATCTGCCCGCCTATGTCAACGGCGGCGAGATGGACAATTCTCTGCTTGGGATGAGCTATCTGCAGCGTTTCGACCGGCTGGAGATTGCGGGTGGAAAGATGGTGCTGCAGCGGGGCTGA
- a CDS encoding MarC family protein, whose product MDMAFLISAFATLFVVIDPIGLTPVFIALTQGADSAHRRAVGIRACITALVILMLFAFFGEAVLGFIGISMPAFRISGGLLLFLTALDMLFERRTKRREDKVEDEVMPDPSVFPIAIPLIAGPGAIASIILLMGQSDGALETAMVLGVLGVVLLMVLGCFLVAGPMERALGHVGIVVITRLFGMLLAALSVQFVIDGIRGIDWSGVF is encoded by the coding sequence ATGGACATGGCCTTTCTCATCAGCGCCTTCGCCACGCTTTTCGTGGTGATCGACCCGATCGGGTTGACCCCGGTGTTCATCGCGCTGACCCAAGGGGCGGACAGCGCGCATCGCCGGGCTGTGGGCATTCGCGCCTGTATCACCGCGCTGGTGATCCTGATGCTCTTTGCCTTCTTCGGCGAGGCGGTGCTGGGCTTCATCGGCATCTCCATGCCCGCCTTCCGCATCTCGGGCGGGCTGCTGCTGTTCCTGACCGCGCTCGACATGCTGTTCGAGCGGCGCACCAAGCGCCGCGAGGATAAGGTCGAGGATGAGGTGATGCCCGACCCTTCGGTGTTTCCCATCGCCATTCCCCTGATCGCCGGTCCTGGCGCCATCGCCTCGATCATCCTGCTGATGGGCCAGTCGGACGGCGCGCTCGAGACCGCCATGGTGCTGGGCGTTCTGGGCGTCGTGCTGCTGATGGTGCTGGGCTGTTTCCTTGTGGCGGGCCCGATGGAGCGCGCACTTGGCCATGTGGGCATCGTGGTGATCACCCGGCTCTTCGGCATGCTGCTGGCGGCGCTTTCGGTGCAGTTTGTCATCGACGGCATCCGCGGCATCGACTGGTCCGGCGTGTTCTAG